In Myxococcus stipitatus, the following are encoded in one genomic region:
- a CDS encoding DUF4403 family protein has translation MRLTWHWKSRRGRSWSWASLLGLAVTAGVASADELKPALPAPEAAFEVPPIEASTLLVPFSVPLESLRVAANQAIPMGWAEWDAWSRPPNACVKYKVERREVSLTGAGSRLLMDIPGHLWVQGCYSVNNRACVPCGSCDAGFRAPVHADLALNPDWRLGIMAVNGGIRIDDCRITVVNYNVNGRLADVSNPRIDAALARTLEKVQEHLNFKTRAEALWRQANRPLQVREGLWLQLNPKAFRASQPRVDGGYLRATVGMVAEPVLRASIAPPAPMDPPPLPALELTQPAEGFNVVLEARLDFDAASRVLNERLAGQRFSFVDKEHWVKINKASVSGNGSKVVLRLDVEEDIQGTLYLIGTPRYDVERDLLWVDELDYTIETQQAAVNSAEWLMHDRWRASLAKQAQWNLKESLPSVRGDLQAALNKKYGDVMLSGELESLRVSSIFTTSTQCIVRAVARGGVRASHVP, from the coding sequence ATGAGACTGACGTGGCACTGGAAGTCGAGACGTGGGAGGTCCTGGTCGTGGGCCTCGCTCCTCGGCCTCGCCGTGACGGCTGGAGTTGCTTCCGCGGACGAGCTCAAGCCCGCACTCCCAGCGCCCGAGGCCGCGTTCGAGGTTCCCCCCATTGAAGCGTCCACCCTCCTGGTCCCCTTCTCCGTCCCACTCGAGTCGCTCCGTGTGGCGGCGAATCAAGCCATCCCCATGGGCTGGGCCGAGTGGGACGCATGGAGCCGGCCCCCCAATGCCTGCGTCAAGTACAAGGTCGAGCGACGCGAGGTGTCGCTCACGGGGGCGGGCAGCCGCCTCCTGATGGACATCCCTGGCCACCTCTGGGTCCAAGGCTGCTACTCGGTCAACAACCGCGCGTGTGTTCCCTGTGGAAGCTGCGACGCCGGGTTCCGGGCCCCCGTTCACGCCGACCTCGCCCTGAACCCGGACTGGCGGCTGGGCATCATGGCCGTCAACGGCGGCATCCGCATCGACGATTGCCGCATCACGGTCGTCAACTACAACGTCAATGGCCGGCTCGCGGACGTCTCCAACCCTCGCATCGACGCCGCGCTCGCGCGAACCTTGGAGAAGGTGCAGGAGCACCTGAACTTCAAGACACGCGCCGAGGCCCTCTGGCGCCAGGCGAACCGCCCGCTCCAGGTCCGCGAGGGACTCTGGCTCCAGCTCAACCCCAAGGCCTTCCGGGCATCTCAGCCGAGGGTCGATGGCGGATACCTGCGCGCCACCGTCGGCATGGTGGCCGAGCCCGTGTTGCGCGCATCCATCGCGCCTCCGGCCCCCATGGACCCACCTCCCCTGCCCGCGCTGGAGCTCACCCAGCCCGCCGAGGGGTTCAACGTGGTGCTCGAGGCCCGGCTCGACTTCGACGCGGCCAGCCGCGTGCTGAATGAGCGCCTGGCGGGGCAGCGCTTCTCCTTCGTCGACAAGGAGCACTGGGTGAAGATCAACAAGGCCTCGGTGTCCGGAAACGGAAGCAAGGTCGTCCTGCGCCTCGATGTCGAAGAGGACATCCAGGGCACCCTCTATCTCATCGGGACACCCCGGTATGACGTGGAGCGCGACCTGCTCTGGGTGGATGAACTCGACTACACCATCGAGACCCAACAGGCCGCCGTCAACTCGGCCGAGTGGCTCATGCACGACCGGTGGCGGGCGAGCCTGGCGAAGCAAGCGCAGTGGAACCTGAAGGAGTCACTTCCCTCCGTGCGGGGCGACCTCCAGGCCGCGCTGAA
- a CDS encoding clostripain-related cysteine peptidase, translated as MPLRLLRWVALVMVSAWMLSCNHAQAGQVPAPLAEWTVLVFMNGDNDLEDFALRDFEEMARVGSTEDVRLVVQLDRAGLAGRDLPRWSQTLRFHVQRGMKPILESASEDLGEVNMGSRRAVEEFVTWGMARFPARRYALIIWDHGQGYRPLEPVAGEGVPVLSDVGRPKPAPRVVFQRSSNEAPHRSVSHDMTNEDELYNAELVSAVKAALAATGESARLELLGFDACLMAMVETAYAFRDLARVMVGSEELVPANGWQYEDWVSRLVAEPSMDGPALGRLLVDSYRRRYTEPPGELNPDASTTLSAVDLSGFGEVARSVSALAEELRRALPKGAEGIQAARRECRNYAPRTTGARDEFFHVDFIHFCERLLANDVTPAVKAAASLALQRMREAVIASYAGAARQEGFGTSGLAIYFPSGRADYRRDRYVRHGYEKENTYHPVTFVQDHQWVDFLHAYFEVSP; from the coding sequence ATGCCATTGAGGCTTCTGCGCTGGGTGGCCCTGGTGATGGTTTCGGCCTGGATGCTCTCCTGCAATCATGCCCAGGCGGGCCAGGTCCCCGCTCCCTTGGCGGAGTGGACGGTGCTCGTCTTCATGAATGGCGACAACGACTTGGAGGACTTCGCCCTGCGGGACTTCGAGGAGATGGCCAGGGTGGGGAGCACCGAGGATGTGAGGCTCGTCGTGCAGCTCGACCGGGCGGGGCTTGCGGGCAGGGACCTCCCGAGGTGGAGCCAGACACTTCGCTTTCATGTCCAGCGGGGCATGAAACCCATCCTCGAATCCGCGAGCGAGGACCTGGGGGAGGTGAACATGGGCTCGCGGCGGGCGGTGGAGGAGTTCGTCACGTGGGGAATGGCTCGCTTTCCGGCCAGGCGCTATGCGCTCATCATCTGGGACCACGGTCAGGGCTACCGTCCGTTGGAGCCCGTGGCGGGGGAGGGTGTGCCTGTTCTGTCCGATGTGGGCCGGCCAAAGCCCGCTCCCCGGGTTGTCTTCCAGCGGAGCAGCAACGAGGCGCCGCACCGAAGCGTGTCCCACGACATGACGAACGAGGATGAGCTGTACAACGCGGAACTCGTCAGCGCGGTGAAAGCCGCGCTGGCCGCCACGGGAGAGAGCGCGAGACTCGAGCTGTTGGGGTTCGACGCTTGCTTGATGGCGATGGTCGAGACGGCCTACGCGTTTCGCGACCTCGCGCGGGTCATGGTGGGGAGCGAGGAGTTGGTGCCCGCCAATGGGTGGCAGTACGAGGACTGGGTTTCGCGGCTCGTCGCGGAACCTTCGATGGATGGGCCCGCCCTGGGCCGTCTCCTGGTGGATTCCTATCGGCGGCGCTACACGGAGCCTCCTGGAGAGTTGAATCCGGACGCGTCGACGACGTTGTCGGCCGTGGACCTGTCCGGGTTTGGCGAGGTCGCGCGGAGTGTATCGGCATTGGCGGAGGAGCTGCGGAGGGCGCTTCCCAAGGGGGCGGAGGGAATCCAGGCGGCGAGGCGGGAGTGCAGGAACTACGCGCCGAGGACGACGGGGGCCCGCGATGAGTTCTTTCACGTGGACTTCATCCACTTCTGCGAGCGGCTGTTGGCGAACGATGTGACGCCCGCGGTCAAGGCCGCGGCAAGCCTGGCGCTTCAACGCATGCGTGAAGCCGTGATTGCGAGCTACGCGGGCGCGGCGCGACAGGAGGGATTCGGCACGTCGGGGTTGGCCATCTACTTTCCGTCGGGTCGCGCGGACTACCGGAGAGACCGGTACGTGCGCCATGGGTACGAGAAGGAGAACACCTATCACCCGGTGACGTTCGTCCAGGACCACCAGTGGGTGGATTTCCTCCACGCATACTTCGAGGTCTCACCATGA
- a CDS encoding caspase family protein produces the protein MRSWRPWSRRWLLLVVLGFSAHAQELRAAGVRHALVIDTRGDGQRPIPSAQNDAEKMAELLERLDFRVTHLPKARLTSLRAAVAKLASGLQGQDVVLVYFSGHGAQYLGENYLVPFDAEVATPQDIPKQAYALRELFVALRAHVGPKIVLLDACRSPPRFSRAVTDALVPGFADSPAAWPDTVIGFATTPGEWAESGSSDGHSPYTTALLKFLPIPGVRFADILMRVRINVAANTQDRQVPWENGSARAHFYFRPAATATFQFEEADDDALVMLNGRIVSSWLRYGREPQVLDLVAGANPFTVFVYNDKTVGGGVLILGGKQPQGWRFGLTISTAQGGRRVFQGREDILVREGPRHGKMFEVVRGVLHVDEGTGRVSMVDVKEREWEP, from the coding sequence ATGAGGAGTTGGAGGCCATGGAGCCGCAGATGGCTGTTGTTGGTGGTGTTGGGATTCTCGGCGCATGCCCAAGAGCTGCGCGCGGCTGGAGTCCGCCATGCGCTGGTCATCGATACCCGGGGCGATGGCCAGCGGCCGATTCCCAGTGCCCAGAATGACGCTGAAAAGATGGCGGAGCTGCTCGAGCGGCTGGATTTTCGGGTGACACATCTGCCCAAGGCGAGGTTGACCTCGCTGCGCGCGGCGGTCGCGAAGCTCGCGTCGGGTCTCCAGGGACAGGACGTGGTGCTGGTCTATTTCAGCGGCCATGGGGCGCAGTATCTGGGGGAGAACTATCTGGTTCCATTCGACGCGGAGGTGGCGACGCCTCAAGACATCCCGAAGCAGGCTTATGCCTTGCGTGAGTTGTTCGTGGCGTTGAGAGCACACGTGGGGCCCAAGATTGTCTTGCTCGATGCCTGCAGGAGTCCGCCGCGGTTTTCGCGAGCGGTCACGGACGCGTTGGTGCCGGGGTTCGCGGACAGCCCGGCCGCGTGGCCTGATACTGTCATTGGTTTCGCGACGACGCCGGGAGAGTGGGCGGAGAGCGGGTCCTCGGATGGGCACTCTCCGTACACCACGGCGTTGTTGAAGTTCCTCCCGATTCCCGGCGTGAGGTTCGCGGACATCTTGATGCGGGTGCGCATCAACGTCGCGGCGAATACGCAGGACAGACAGGTTCCGTGGGAGAACGGCTCGGCGCGGGCTCACTTCTATTTCCGCCCGGCGGCGACGGCGACCTTCCAGTTCGAGGAGGCGGACGACGACGCCCTGGTGATGCTCAACGGACGGATTGTCTCCTCGTGGCTGCGCTACGGCCGCGAGCCCCAGGTGTTGGACCTGGTGGCGGGGGCCAATCCCTTCACGGTCTTTGTCTACAACGACAAGACGGTGGGAGGTGGCGTGCTCATTCTCGGGGGGAAGCAGCCCCAGGGCTGGAGGTTCGGGCTCACCATCTCCACGGCACAAGGGGGGCGCCGAGTCTTTCAGGGGCGCGAGGACATCCTCGTTCGAGAGGGCCCACGGCACGGGAAGATGTTCGAGGTGGTGCGCGGGGTCCTTCATGTCGACGAGGGAACGGGCCGGGTGTCGATGGTGGATGTGAAGGAGCGCGAATGGGAGCCGTGA
- a CDS encoding DUF4403 family protein translates to MLLLWGALMSCAATARGAAPAGMSDAGSESSYLTIPLAVPGDGLGDTALARLAREAMRRWEVLRDAVVVGKGVWLVWNVGAFALGPVRESGSQVVGSARYQVRPEIVFTEPKAKREEKAPAPLRLKSEPGMSMLFVSSVFPLKVAELLLANYMAGQRFEFTRGYVSRVSKVRLVARGDDVMLCITLDGEIPGVVEITGRLRYSQEDEQLYLGSPTVAYQGPTVLPPRAIMALRERLSSGPFWKLSTDLGYTAQKIEETLSQGLGEGFEVRLSSVRLQDVTVNGDAFTIEGRTSGHVTRR, encoded by the coding sequence ATGCTGCTGCTGTGGGGGGCGCTGATGTCGTGTGCGGCCACGGCGAGAGGCGCTGCGCCAGCGGGGATGTCGGACGCTGGGAGCGAGTCGTCGTATCTGACGATTCCTCTCGCTGTTCCGGGGGACGGGTTGGGAGACACGGCGCTGGCGCGTCTGGCCCGCGAGGCCATGCGGAGGTGGGAGGTGTTGCGGGACGCCGTTGTGGTGGGCAAGGGCGTGTGGCTGGTCTGGAACGTGGGGGCGTTCGCGCTCGGGCCCGTGCGCGAGAGTGGCTCTCAGGTGGTCGGGTCTGCGCGCTATCAGGTGCGGCCGGAGATCGTGTTCACCGAGCCGAAGGCAAAGCGAGAGGAGAAGGCGCCGGCTCCTCTTCGCCTGAAATCCGAGCCGGGGATGAGCATGCTCTTCGTCTCTTCTGTCTTCCCGCTGAAGGTCGCGGAGTTGCTCTTGGCGAACTACATGGCGGGCCAGCGGTTCGAGTTCACGCGTGGCTACGTTTCGCGTGTCTCGAAGGTCCGTCTTGTGGCCAGAGGGGATGACGTGATGCTCTGCATCACGCTGGACGGAGAGATTCCCGGGGTCGTCGAAATCACGGGCAGATTGCGTTACTCGCAGGAGGACGAGCAGCTCTACCTTGGTTCTCCGACCGTTGCCTATCAGGGGCCGACGGTGCTCCCGCCTCGCGCCATCATGGCGCTGCGGGAGCGGTTGAGCAGCGGGCCCTTCTGGAAGCTTTCGACGGACCTTGGGTACACGGCGCAGAAGATTGAAGAGACGTTGAGTCAGGGGTTGGGGGAAGGCTTCGAGGTGAGGCTGTCGTCGGTTCGTCTCCAGGATGTGACGGTGAATGGGGACGCGTTCACGATTGAGGGACGCACCTCGGGACACGTCACGCGGCGGTGA
- a CDS encoding PKD domain-containing protein: MPLSHQSISSLPIRLGSAFAALAITLASPRVLANSAIYGGGPFYSGGTAVMEDLRASGFTTVILWSFHIEDNGDLVYNDIPVVKNGAYIGDAAWPTRLATLKTAPTSVRRIEVSIGAWSVPDFERMARLVNGTAAGCGSTIVCGTGSNSILYRNFQALKNATGADAVNFDDESAYDLAPTTTFGQMLIGQGYKITFAPYTQQTFWRNLRNNLGAAVDAIYLQVYAGGAGNNPATWNTAMGMTVDPGLWSKNGTNCASGDSPATVQSRMTNWKTTAGIRGGFMWLYDDIQKCSAQGTSAQYAAAINTAVSGNTPPVANFSVSVSSLTATFTDSSTDPDGTISSRQWNFGDSTTSTATNPSRTYATAGNYAVSLTVTDNGGASNTKTQTVSVGAGNVNLALNKPTTSSTPCNSNESAAKAVNGSVSGGTTDKFCSLVSPAWMQIDLGSAQTVSSFTLRHAGDGGESATWNTRAFTLQVSTNGTTWSTPVSVTNNTANVSTHPVSPTSARYIRLEVTTPTQNGDPATRLYELEVR; the protein is encoded by the coding sequence ATGCCTCTATCCCATCAATCCATCTCAAGCCTTCCCATCCGCTTGGGGTCCGCATTCGCGGCACTCGCCATCACCCTCGCCTCCCCTCGCGTCCTCGCGAACTCGGCCATCTACGGCGGCGGCCCGTTCTACTCCGGCGGCACCGCTGTCATGGAAGACCTCCGCGCCTCGGGCTTCACCACCGTGATTCTCTGGAGCTTCCACATCGAGGACAACGGTGACCTCGTCTACAACGACATCCCTGTCGTCAAGAATGGCGCCTATATCGGTGATGCCGCCTGGCCCACGCGCCTCGCCACGCTCAAGACCGCGCCCACCTCCGTCCGGCGCATCGAGGTCTCCATCGGCGCCTGGAGCGTGCCCGACTTCGAGCGCATGGCCCGGCTCGTCAACGGCACCGCCGCCGGCTGTGGCTCCACCATCGTCTGTGGCACCGGCAGCAACAGCATCCTCTACCGGAACTTCCAGGCGCTGAAGAACGCCACCGGCGCCGACGCCGTGAACTTCGACGACGAGAGCGCCTACGACCTGGCCCCCACCACCACGTTCGGCCAGATGCTCATCGGACAGGGCTACAAAATCACCTTCGCGCCCTACACCCAGCAGACGTTCTGGCGGAACCTCCGCAACAACCTCGGCGCCGCTGTCGACGCCATCTACCTGCAAGTCTACGCGGGCGGTGCCGGCAACAACCCGGCGACCTGGAACACGGCGATGGGGATGACCGTCGACCCGGGCCTCTGGTCCAAGAACGGCACCAACTGCGCCTCCGGCGACAGCCCTGCCACCGTCCAGAGCCGGATGACCAACTGGAAGACCACCGCGGGCATCCGTGGCGGCTTCATGTGGCTCTACGACGACATCCAGAAGTGCTCCGCCCAGGGAACGTCAGCGCAGTACGCGGCGGCCATCAACACCGCCGTCAGCGGCAACACCCCTCCGGTGGCCAACTTCAGCGTCTCCGTCAGCAGCCTCACCGCCACCTTCACCGACTCGTCCACCGACCCGGATGGCACCATCTCCTCACGCCAGTGGAACTTCGGAGACAGCACCACCTCCACCGCGACCAATCCTTCGCGGACCTACGCCACCGCCGGCAACTATGCCGTCTCCCTGACCGTCACTGACAACGGCGGCGCAAGCAACACCAAGACGCAGACCGTGTCCGTCGGCGCGGGCAACGTCAACCTGGCGCTGAACAAGCCCACCACCAGCTCGACGCCCTGCAACAGCAACGAGTCAGCGGCCAAAGCAGTCAACGGAAGCGTCTCGGGCGGCACCACCGACAAGTTCTGCTCACTCGTCTCACCCGCATGGATGCAGATCGACCTGGGCTCCGCGCAGACGGTCAGCAGTTTCACACTCCGGCACGCAGGCGACGGAGGTGAATCGGCGACCTGGAACACCCGGGCTTTCACCCTCCAGGTCTCGACCAATGGCACCACCTGGAGCACGCCGGTTTCGGTGACGAACAACACCGCCAACGTCTCCACCCACCCAGTGTCCCCGACATCCGCGCGCTACATCCGGCTCGAGGTGACCACGCCAACCCAGAACGGCGACCCCGCCACGCGTCTCTACGAGCTCGAGGTCCGCTGA